Proteins encoded within one genomic window of Haematobia irritans isolate KBUSLIRL chromosome 5, ASM5000362v1, whole genome shotgun sequence:
- the LOC142239830 gene encoding uncharacterized protein LOC142239830 yields the protein MDASLDTDGVGSTRKRATHGVNVEMASTDGCYITNLEAYILPTIIPPQPNHHIDISEWNLPPHIKMANPHFNKQSKIDILLGAEFFFSFMQPGTIKLSDNLPVLQNTALGWVVGGSLRNNNTERCLSTPTCAVFDRDKALDEAIERLWKIEEVEPTSKPMSTEENLCEAHFSHHVVINKSGRFVIYDLMDPKYFIPNHCVLKPDSTNTILRVVFDASAKTSTGLSLNDLMYTGPVVQSDLFAILLRFRFPKYVFTTDIETMEDPALPIDYYVLNTVACGTRAAPYLATKYLQKVAVDNAIKYPYGSKMLKDNFYVDDGLRGSDNINIAITTQNELIHMYQPPETTKRHTRS from the exons ATGGATGCTTCGCTTGATACTGATGGAGTTGGAAGCACCAGAAAACGAGCGACTCATGGGGTAAATGTTGAAATGGCGTCTACAGATGGGTGCTACATAACAAATTTGGAAGCCTATATATTGCCTACAATAATTCCTCCACAACCGAATCACCATATAGATATATCCGAATGGAATTTGCCACCTCATATTAAAATGGCAAATCCGCACTTCAATAAACAAAGTAAGATAGACATTCTACTTGGAGCAGAGTTTTTCTTCAGTTTCATGCAACCTGGCACTATAAAACTCTCAGACAATCTACCAGTTCTTCAAAATACTGCTCTCGGGTGGGTTGTGGGAGGTTCACTGCGAAACAATAATACTGAAAGATGTTTGTCAACGCCCACCTGTGCAGTTTTCGACAGAGATAAGGCCCTTGATGAAGCTATTGAAAGATTGTGGAAAATTGAAGAAGTGGAGCCAACATCAAAACCTATGAGCACAGAAGAGAATCTATGTGAAGCGCATTTTTCTCACCACGTGGTAATCAATAAAAGCGGCAGGTTTGTT ATTTATGATCTAATGGATCCTAAATATTTCATTCCAAATCATTGTGTGCTAAAGCCAGATAGCACAAATACGATACTAAGAGTAGTGTTTGATGCATCAGCGAAGACATCAACTGGGTTATCTCTGAACGATCTAATGTATACTGGACCAGTCGTTCAAAGTGATCTATTTGCCATTTTACTTCGATTTCGTTTTCCGAAATATGTATTCACTACTGACATTGAAACGAT GGAAGATCCTGCACTACCAATCGACTATTATGTGCTCAATACGGTAGCGTGCGGCACAAGAGCAGCACCTTATCTTGCTACCAAATATCTGCAGAAGGTTGCAGTAGATAATGCCATAAAATATCCATACGGCTCTAAGATGTTGAAGGATAACTTTTATGTTGATGATGGACTTCGTGGCTCAGATAACATCAACATAGCGATTACAACACAAAACGAATTAATACATATGTACCAACCACCCGAAACTACTAAAAGACATACCAGAAGCTGA